A window of Christiangramia forsetii KT0803 contains these coding sequences:
- a CDS encoding haloacid dehalogenase type II has protein sequence MLKNIKTLIFDVNETLLDLDPLKTSINEALGNNQATDVWFAELLQYSLVESVTNTYHDFSEIAAAILKMNAKKYDKEFSEEEIKDILKPISQLEAYADVVEGLEKLQKTDLQLIAFSNGKPSVLKEQLEFAGLSKYFDKILSVDPVKKYKPHPETYEFVLKEAGTKKENSMMVAAHGWDITGAMRAGLRTAFIQRPGKFIFPLSQKPTIETSDILTLALELGC, from the coding sequence ATGCTGAAGAATATTAAAACTCTGATTTTTGACGTAAATGAAACCTTATTGGATCTGGATCCCTTAAAGACTAGTATAAATGAAGCACTAGGAAATAATCAGGCTACAGATGTCTGGTTTGCAGAACTGCTCCAATATTCTTTGGTGGAAAGTGTGACGAATACATATCATGATTTTAGCGAGATTGCAGCGGCAATTTTAAAAATGAATGCCAAAAAATATGATAAAGAGTTTTCCGAAGAAGAAATAAAAGACATTTTAAAACCAATAAGTCAATTAGAAGCCTATGCCGATGTTGTGGAAGGACTGGAAAAATTACAGAAAACTGACCTCCAATTAATCGCTTTTAGTAACGGAAAACCTTCTGTATTAAAAGAACAATTGGAATTTGCCGGTCTTTCGAAATATTTTGATAAAATTCTAAGTGTAGATCCGGTTAAAAAATATAAACCACATCCTGAAACCTATGAATTTGTATTGAAAGAAGCCGGTACTAAAAAAGAAAATTCCATGATGGTAGCAGCACATGGTTGGGATATAACCGGAGCTATGAGGGCAGGCTTAAGAACCGCTTTTATTCAACGTCCGGGAAAGTTTATATTTCCACTCTCTCAAAAACCAACTATAGAAACCAGTGATATTCTAACTTTAGCCCTGGAATTGGGATGTTAA